CTTGCGCATGTCCTGGACATGATCGGTGCCTTGGATGCCTTCCAGCAACTGCTGGAACGCGCCATTCGCCTGGCCGTTGCCGCTGTAGGAAGTGATCTCGCCAATGCCGAACCAGGGGGCCGAGGCCACTTCTTCTTTCGTCGGCAAGATGCCGCGTTTGCCCAGCTGGTAGATGCGCGGATGCTTCCACAACTGCGGATTGTGGATCTGCGTGATCAGCTGGCCGCGATAGCTTGGCAGATCCTGATAGACGCGCTCCAGCAGATTGGCCGCGAGATCCGCGTTCTTTTCGTCCTGCATCAATTCCGAGGCGAGGTTGATGATGTAGTACGGTTGCCGGAACGACTTGAGGTTCATCGTTTCGAACGCCTTGACCAACTCCAGCGTGCGTTGGCAACGATCGAACGTGCGGCGAATGTTGTAGAGTTCGTCCGCGATCCATTCAGGGCGTTCCTTGAGGATTTCCAGGTATTGGTCGCAGGCCTCGGTCGCCTTGCCGGCGCGATCCAATTGTTGCGCCAGTTGATAGCGCAGCGCGACCGCCTTGGGACGGGCCGCGACGGCCTTTTCCAGCAGCTCCTGCATCTTGTCGCGGTTGTTCGACGCCTGATAAAGCTCGATCAACTGATCGTAGAGCCGCGGCGACTCGGGCGACTTGGCCAGCTGCGTTTCCAGCCGATCAATCAACGCCGGCAACGCGCCTGTTTGCGACAGCACAGAGAGCGCCTGAGTCCGCGTTCCGCTATCGGAAGTGCGGTAGCGCATGGGGTTCATCCCCGTCGTTTGCGAAGACAAGGGCGGCGACGTGCGGCGCAGGATCGTATGGGCGATCTGCTGCGCGAGCTCGGTTTTGCCCTGCCCCTGATAGAGCGACATCAGCGAGGCCAGGGATGAAGTCTGATTGCCGGCGCGGCGATGCACGCGGCCGAGAATCGCCTCGGCCATATCATGCAGCCCCAGGCGCCGCATTTGTTCCACGAGCGCCAGTTGCGCGTCGTTATCGAGCCGCAATCCGAAGAGCCGTTCGGCGGATTTCCGCGCTCGTTCCACGTCGCCCACGCGTTCAGCGAGTTGCAACGCCATTTGCTCGCGCCGCTGCACCAGTTGTTGATCGCGCGGCGTGATCGAATCGACGATCGTCAGCGCGTCGTCGAAGTCGCCGCGCAGCGAGTACAGGGACGCCAACTCCAGGCGCATCAGCGGATCGTTGGAAAGCTGATCGCTGGCCGCGCGGAGTTGCTCGAGGGCGTCGTCCTGCTCCTCCATCCACCACAGCATGTAGCCGAGCATCAGTTGCTCGTACAGCTTGGCTTGCGGATCCGCCTGGGCGACACGCTGCCGCAATCGATCCGACAAATCGCTGAGCACATCGTTGCGTTGGAAGACCTCATACGCCTCGCGGAGGATCATCAGCGCGGATTGTTCGACGTAAAGGTTGGTGGGCGGATACGGAACCTCCGCGTAAAAGCTTTCTTTGCCGTACTTGAGTTGCCATTGATTGGAGGAATTCTGCGAGACGGTCGGCGTGCGCGAATTGGACTTCCGTTGCGCGATCCGCTGTTGCCCTTCCGCCACGGCCAGATCGAGCGCGCCGTCCAGGATGCCCAAGATTTTCGCGTGTTCTTCCTCGGGCCCCAGTTGCCCCATCCATTGCACGATCAGATTCGTCGCGCGACCGAGAACCTGCGGACCGGCACTAGCGCCACCCCGTCCGCCGCGCGCCGGGGCGACCGTGGAGCCCTGAGCGATCTCCGCTCGCGCCGCTGCGATCCATTTTTGATACACGTCCGGCAGCCGCTCGTATTGCTCCTGGGACTGGAGCAATTGCATGGTCCCGGCCAACGCGCCGCCGTTCGCGCTCTTGGCAACGCGTTCTTCCATCATCGCATTGGCTTGATCCTCGCGGCCAGCCAACTTCAGTTCCTCCATGACGATGCCGAGGTAACCGCTCGCCATGGAGTTGCCCGAAACCATCACGTAAGACCCGCCGATGTTGACGTACATCTGTCCGTTCGAGCCATACGCAATCTGGCCTCCCATCAGCGCGTTCGAAATCTCGTCCGATTCGTCATTTTTGACCAGGTGCTGATAGCAAGTCAGCATCAGCGTCAGATCTTCTTCGCTGAGCGGCGGCTTCTTTGGCGCCTCTTGTCCCGACTGGCGAACCTGCCGTGAATTGGGATCAACGGCGCGCAATCGCAGCGAGCTCAGGAAGAATCGCTCCGCTTCATCGCCGCCGGCCTTGGCGAGGCGCACGGAGGTCTTGTACACGGAGTCGTAGTTGTTGCGCAATTGCTCGACGTACAACCAATCGTAAATCGTTTCTTGGCTCGCATCCGCCGCGGCGGCGCGGGTCGTTAGCTCATCAATCACCGATGGTTTGGCGTCCGTCGAGGCGCTCGACTCCTCGGTCGTGGCGGCCGCCAGCGCGTCCTCCTGGTACTTCAGCAGCCAGCCGTAGGCCGCCATCCGCGCCACGCCGTATGCCTCTGGCGTCCAAGTGCGCGGCTGCGACGCACCCGAGTAGTAGCCGCGATCCGGGTCCAATCCCACCGCCGACCGGACTTGCGATGAATTGCCCAACATCTCCAACGGCGATTGCCGCTTGGGCGCCGTCGTGCGAATGCCGCGGATATTCTCCGAGCGGGCTTTGGCCTGCGCTTGTTTCAATCGTTCTTCCGCGGCGGCCCCGAGCGCGTCATGCGCGACTTTGAGCGACAACAGTCGCTCGAACCGCGCCAGCGCCTCGTCACTCTTTTCCAGCGAGTGCCAGGCCAGGCCTTCGCGGTAGAGCAATTCCCAGTCGTCGCGTTGTTCGCTCAACAGCGGCTCGGTGATCGCCAGCACGCTTTCGTAGGCGCCTTGCGCCAACAAGGAGTCGAGGCTCTTCAGCAGTCGCTCCTTGTTTTCCTCACGGCGCGTGAGCTTGACGAAGATTTCGGTGGCCTCGTCCCGATCCCCGCGCGCCTGCAGTAGGTTCGCCAGGCGAAATTCCGTCTCATGGCCGGGCGCGATCGCCACCAGTTGCCGTTGATATTCGACCGCCGCGTCCGGATCGGCGCTCTCCTCGCAGAGCTTGGACAGTTGCTGCAAGAGATTCGTATCGCGCGTGTCTTCGCTGAGCAGACTCTCCAGTTCCTGCCGCGCCGTGCCGTAATCGCCCGAGGTGTGATGCGCCTGGGCCAGGCAAATCGTGATTTCGCGCCGCTGCTCGTCCTCGCGGCGGTCGCGTTCGAAGCGCTCGATTAGTTTTTCGAACTGATTGCTGAGCAAGTACAACTCGGTCAGCTTCGTGGTCAGTGAGACCTTGTCCTCAATTTCCTCGGACTTTTCGAAGGCTCGCCAGTACACTTCGATCGCTTCGTCCGCGCGGAATTGTTCCGAGAGCGCCGCGCCGAGCGCCATAATCAGGTGCGGCTCCGTGGGATTGATCCGGACCGCCTTGCGGAGCGTGTCCAGCCCTTCCTCCGCGTTGCCCAGTTGAAAGCAAAGCTGTGCGTAGAACTCGTAGTTCTCCGTATTGCCAGGGGCGGAGACAATCAAATCCTTGCCCGCTTGGAGCGCCTCGTCCTTGCGGCCAAGCTGCGCCTCGAGGCGCGCCACGTTCATCAGGTAGTCGCCCCGCGAACGCCGGTCGACGTCCGCGAGTTGCCGATTCTTTTCCGCCGCTCGGGCGAAATCGCCGGATTGTTCGGCGATCCGTGCCGCGGCGCCGAGCGCCGGAATCGACTTCGCGTCCTTGGCCAGCGCTTGTTCGACCGCTTCCGCGGCGTCTGTCCAGCGTCGATCGGCTTCGTAATAGCGCGTCAGCAGATGCCAGGCGGCGGCCGTCGCTGCCGAATCCGCGGTCACTTGGGCCGCGAGCTTCGCGGTCTCGTCATCCAGCCGATCGCCCGCTTGATAGACTTCAATCCGCTGTTGAATCACGGCGTCCTGTTCATCCGTGTTCGCGGCGAGTGATTCCGCAGCGCCGATATACGTGAGCGCCTCATCAAATCTCCCGGCGCGGGCATGCAACTCGGCGCCTTTGAGCTGCAAGCTGAAATCCTTGGCGTCCAACTGGCAGGCGTCGGCAATCTGCTCGACCGCCTGGTCGAGGTAACCGAAGCTGTTGTAAATCTCCGCCAGTCGCGCCACGTTGACGGCGGTCCGCCGAGATCCGGCGACGATCTCCTGCCACGTCGCCAGGGCCTCGTCGGAGCGCTTGAGAATGTGGTAGTACTCGCCCAAATATTCGCGATATTGCGGGTCCTCTGGCGCGAGTTCCACCGCCTGTTGGTAGAGGGCGATCGCCTCGTCGTTGATGTTCGCCTGGCGGAACAGGTCGGCGACTTGGGCGACTGTCGGCGCGTCCTTGGGATGGGCCTCGAGGATCATCCGCCAGATGCGCGTCGCTTCCGTCGTGCGGGCGTCCGGCGGCTGCTCCTTGTCGCGAACGACTAACTTGCCCCATTCGCGCAGGAAGTCGACGTTGCCGGGAGCCGATTCCACGAGCAGCGCGTACTGCTTCACGGCGTCGGCGTAGCGCTGATCGTCGACAAGTTGGTCGATAAACGTTTTGCGCAGTTCGGTCCGCGTGGGGGCGAGCTTGATCGCCTTTTCCATCCAAGTGGACGCCTCCGGCACGCGCGCGGAGGAGGCCAGGAAGTTGGCCAGTCGGGCCATGCTATCCACGTCTTCCACATGCGCTGCGATCCAGCGCTCGTAGTACTTCACCAGGCCGTCCTGATCGCCGGCGCGGAGGAACACGTCTTCGATCCGTCGCCGCACGTCGCGGTGGAGCCAGCTTTCCGGATTCAAGTCCGCCAGGAGCGCTTCGAGACTCGCCACGCCCTCGTCTTTTTGGCCTTCACGGATTTTCAAGTCCGCCGCCTGAATGCGGAACATCGTGCGGCGATAATCGTCTTCTACCATGCCGGCGAGTTTTTCGAAGCGCGGCAGCGCTTGCTTATATTCCCCTTCCTCGACGAGCGTCACGGCGATCTGCTCCTGCACGCGGGGATCGTCTGGAAAGAGCGCTTCGAGCCGTTCCCAGACCTGCATCGCCTCGGCCGAACGCTGCGCGCGTTGGTGCACGCGGCCAAGTTGCTGAAAGATCTCCAAGAGGTCGTTGCGAGGGGGCTTGCGGGTGATCGCCCGTTCGAATGCCTGGACCGCGTTCTCCGGTTCACCGACCTGCAGCAACGATTGTCCCAAGTAATACGAGGCCAGGGCGTCCTCGGCGCGCAATGCTTCGGCGCTGCGGAACGCATCCGCGGCGTTGGCGTCTTCGCCGCGTTGGGATTCGAAGAGTCCGAGCAGCATCCAGCCCGCGGAGTCGTTCGGCGCGGCCTGGACCCGCTCGCGGAGCTTAGCAAGAAATGCATCCAGCGTGCCGAACTCGACATGATGACCATAGACGCGATCTAGCGCGGTACCGCGGCGCGGCGTTTTCTCGAGTACCGTCAGAAAACGCTGGGCCACGGCGATTTGCTGCGCCTCCTCCTCAGAGGGTTCGGCAGCAGCCGGTTCCTGGGAAATCGCCATGCGAACCGAAATGGACGGAGCCGCCAGGGCGAAAGCCAGGCCGAACAACGCCGCAAGAAAACCACGCCATTCGATATGCGCCATAACCAGGGTCCTCCACGGAGGGATAGACGTAATCCGGCCCCATTTGGTTTGCAGGAGCGGATCGGCAAATCGATTTTAGTTCCGGGCTCGTTCTGGAAATACTAACCAAATTACGATAGCAAAAGCTAGACACCGCGTATTCTTTGCCCCACAATCCGCCTTGAACGACCCACACGCGACTGAATCGCGTAGGAGTAGCGAACCAACGTACTCGAGCGAGGCGCCGATGAGTGTCAGCGAGGAACTGAAGCAGCAACTCGATCAGTTTCGCCACGATTTCGCCCGACTGCGCGCGGAGATTGGCAAAGTGATCGTCGGCCAGCGTGAAATCCTGGACGACACTTTGGTCGCGCTCATCGCCGGCGGACACGTACTCTTGGAAGGCGTGCCGGGGCTGGGGAAAACCCTGACCGTCCGCACGCTGGCCGATGCGCTCGATTTGCAGTTTCATCGCATCCAGTTCACGCCCGACCTGATGCCGGCGGACTTGATCGGCACCAATATCGTGCTGGAAACGCCCGAAGGGCGCAAGGTGTTTGAGTTCCAGCAGGGTCCGCTATTCACGAATGTGCTCTTGGCGGATGAAATTAATCGGGCGACGCCGAAAACGCAGTCCGCCTTGCTGGAATCGATGCAAGAGCACTCGGTCACCGTCGCGGGGATCACGCACAAGCTGAGTGAACCGTTCTTTGTGATGGCCACGCAAAATCCATTGGAGATGGAAGGAACCTATCCGCTTCCAGAAGCGCAGTTAGACCGGTTTTTCTGCAAACTGCTCGTGAAGTACCCCAGCGCCGCGGACCTGGAATCGATTCTCGATCGCACCACGGAGTCGGAAAACCCCCGCGCCGAGGCGGTCCTCGCCGGCGCACGCATTTTGGAGATGGCCAAGCTCTCTAGGCAAATCCCGATTGCCGACGAAGTGCGCCGCTACGGCATCGCGCTGGTGCTGGCCACGCATCCCGAACACGCCCTCGCCACCGGCGCCACGCGGCAATACGTCCGGTATGGCGCCAGCCCGCGTGGCTTGCAGTCGATGATCCTGGGCGCCAAGATCCGCGCCATTTTGGACAACCGCTATCACGTCGCCCGCGAAGACCTCCGCACGATGGCCTACCCCGTGCTGCGTCATCGGTTGATCCTCAACTTCGAAGGCCAGGCCGAAGGAGTAGGCACGGACGATGTCATCCGTCAGATCATCGAAAAACTGTCCGAAGACGCGCTCGCGGCGGCGTGACGTTCGCAAAGCACTCCTTACCATTGTTACTCCGCGCCTCCGCGGTTTGAAGAACAACACACTATCGAGTTGATTTAACGCCGATCCGCATCGATATGTTATTTCCGAACGATTTTCTCACGCGACTCGAATACCTTTCGATTATTTCGAAGCGGGTGTTTCGTGGTTCGTTGTTGGCGCAGCGGCGCACGATGCAGATGGGATCGGGGATCGAGTTTTCGGACCATCGGGAGTACGCCGCGGGGGACGACTTTCGCTACCTGGATTGGAACGTCTACGCACGGCACGGCGACTTGCTCCTCAAGCGATTTCAGGAAGAGCAGGATCTCCACGTATACATCCTGCTCGATTGCTCCCGCAGCATGGGTTATGGCGATCCGCCGAAGTTCACCCTCGCGCGACATTTGACGGCGGCGCTCGCGTACATCGCCTTAGCGGATCTGGATCGCGTGGCGGTGCTGGCGTTCGCGGACGGCATTCTCAAGGAGTTTCCGCTGACCCGGGGCAAAGCGCGAATACTGCCACTGATGAAATTCCTGGAAGGGCTCGAAGTCGCCGGCGAAGATACGAACCTCGTCCGAGCCGCGCAGGGCCTGCTGCAGCGAGGGCGTCGTACTGGGCTGGTCGTCGTGATCAGCGATCTCTTTGATGAGCATGGCTTTCAGAACGGGCTGGACCAGATGCGGTTCCGTCGCTTCGACGGTCACGTGCTGCAGCTTTACGACCCTCGCGAGGCCGATCCCATGATCCTGGGGGACGTGGAGCTGGTGGACGTGGAGACCAACTCGCTGCGAAAAGTGACCGTCACTGAGAAAAACGTCCGCGTCTACAAGCAGCTCTTTGCGGAACATCAGTCTGCGGTGCGAGACTATTGTCGCGGGTACGGACTCGGTTGCACGCAGACGCTGTCGACAGTGCGTTTCGATGACTTGATCTTGAAGATGATGCGCGAGGCAGGGCAGTTGGGTTGAACGGATTGGAACACTGAAACACTGAGGCCGTGCGTCGTTCGCCATGTCATTCGCCAATCCTATCGCCTGGTTTCTCGCGCTGGCCGCCGGGCCGATCATCGTCTTTTACATTCTGAAACTGCGTCTGCGCCGGCTGCCGGTCTCGACGAACCTATTTTGGAAGCAGATTTACGACGAGAAGCCGCCACGCTCGATCTGGCAATACTTGCGTCATCTGCTTTCGCTACTCGCGCAACTGTTGCTCGTGGCGTTCCTGGCGGCTGCCGTCGCGGATCCCTTCTTCGCCTGGCAGCTGCTGGAAGCGCGCCGGATCGTCGTCGTGGTGGATAACTCCGCCAGCATGCGCGCAAGTGACATCGCACCCACCCGACTCCAAGCGGCCATCGACTCCGCCAAGGCGCTCGTGGAAGGTCTGCGCTTCCAGGACGAGATGGCGATCGTGTTGGCTGGACCGCGCCCCGAAGTGGTTGTTGGCATGAGCGGTCACGTGCCAACGCTCAAACGAGCGCTCGAGGAAATCGCACCTTCGGATAACCCGACCGACGTAGAGTCGGCGATTGAACTGGGCCGGCAGCTGATCGGCGAGCATCCCCACGGCGAAGTCGTGGTCGTCACGGATGGCTGTTGGGACGCGATGGTCAAACCGGAGGGCGGCCAGGAAGTGAAGCTGGAAACCAAACTCGCTCCGGTGACTTACCGCGTGTTCGCTACCGAGGCCGCCAACGTCGGCATCACGCAGTTTCAGGTGCGACGGAGCCTGATCGATCCGCTCGGCTACGAAGTGCTCATCGCCATGCGCAACGCGGGTCCGTCGGAAGTAAAGTGCCGCGTGGAAATGGAGTTGGCTGGCCTGCCAGTCGATATTCTCCCGTTGACGCTCAAGCCGGAAGAACACTGGAGCCGCTCGCTGGAAAAATCGTCGCTGGAAGGTGGACGGCTCGTAGCGAAGCTGACGCAGGTCGCGGCGACAGCCAGCACGAGCGGCGACAAGCCCACGGAGTCGAAGGCCGCGCTCAATTTGTTGCCGACGGACGACACCGCCTGGGCGGTGCTCCCGGAACGCGAAATTCAAAAGGTGCTGTTGATCACGGAGGGGAATCTGTTCCTGCAGAAGGTGTTCGAGGCAAACCCACTGGTGCGCGTCGAAACGCGGAAAGATTTTCCAGATCAATGGCCCGCGGATACGCTCGTGGTGCTGCATCGCCAGGTGCTGCCGCTGCTGCCCGCTGGAAATCTGCTCGTCGTCGACCCAGCCGGGAGTTGCGACGCCTGGGACCTGGGCGAGACGATCGAGAATCCCATCGTCACGGAGCTCGATTCCGCTTCTCGGCTCATGACCTACGTGCGCC
This region of Planctomycetia bacterium genomic DNA includes:
- a CDS encoding MoxR family ATPase encodes the protein MSVSEELKQQLDQFRHDFARLRAEIGKVIVGQREILDDTLVALIAGGHVLLEGVPGLGKTLTVRTLADALDLQFHRIQFTPDLMPADLIGTNIVLETPEGRKVFEFQQGPLFTNVLLADEINRATPKTQSALLESMQEHSVTVAGITHKLSEPFFVMATQNPLEMEGTYPLPEAQLDRFFCKLLVKYPSAADLESILDRTTESENPRAEAVLAGARILEMAKLSRQIPIADEVRRYGIALVLATHPEHALATGATRQYVRYGASPRGLQSMILGAKIRAILDNRYHVAREDLRTMAYPVLRHRLILNFEGQAEGVGTDDVIRQIIEKLSEDALAAA
- a CDS encoding DUF58 domain-containing protein, translated to MLFPNDFLTRLEYLSIISKRVFRGSLLAQRRTMQMGSGIEFSDHREYAAGDDFRYLDWNVYARHGDLLLKRFQEEQDLHVYILLDCSRSMGYGDPPKFTLARHLTAALAYIALADLDRVAVLAFADGILKEFPLTRGKARILPLMKFLEGLEVAGEDTNLVRAAQGLLQRGRRTGLVVVISDLFDEHGFQNGLDQMRFRRFDGHVLQLYDPREADPMILGDVELVDVETNSLRKVTVTEKNVRVYKQLFAEHQSAVRDYCRGYGLGCTQTLSTVRFDDLILKMMREAGQLG
- a CDS encoding BatA and WFA domain-containing protein; its protein translation is MSFANPIAWFLALAAGPIIVFYILKLRLRRLPVSTNLFWKQIYDEKPPRSIWQYLRHLLSLLAQLLLVAFLAAAVADPFFAWQLLEARRIVVVVDNSASMRASDIAPTRLQAAIDSAKALVEGLRFQDEMAIVLAGPRPEVVVGMSGHVPTLKRALEEIAPSDNPTDVESAIELGRQLIGEHPHGEVVVVTDGCWDAMVKPEGGQEVKLETKLAPVTYRVFATEAANVGITQFQVRRSLIDPLGYEVLIAMRNAGPSEVKCRVEMELAGLPVDILPLTLKPEEHWSRSLEKSSLEGGRLVAKLTQVAATASTSGDKPTESKAALNLLPTDDTAWAVLPEREIQKVLLITEGNLFLQKVFEANPLVRVETRKDFPDQWPADTLVVLHRQVLPLLPAGNLLVVDPAGSCDAWDLGETIENPIVTELDSASRLMTYVRLDNVLMPESKQLKYKSPPKVLAGAISKDAIYAEVTRANGKCLVLTVNLDRGDLAFRTAFPILVANALGWYAGETGELRESLATGSTAEVQLDIASQGERSAPLLRSPSGREQTLFPPADDETKKNTEESRNEAPQAASSISVGPLDECGVWNVVKSASEAETPLMSLAVNLASARESDLRPPREMAEQTTAESVVSNWLARPLWFYLLFAACALFLAEWFLYQRRVIT